The following proteins come from a genomic window of Halodesulfovibrio sp.:
- a CDS encoding succinate dehydrogenase/fumarate reductase cytochrome b subunit: MNSSTITLHAPAKSKAQGRLDVLQMLSGVLLILFLWTHMLLVSSVIIGPGVMNAIAWFLEVTYMAQIGGPMIGLLIFTHFLLAARKMPWKSSESEAFIKHSVMMKHRDTWMWLAQVGTALIILIMAGVHMWVVLTDLPITAIKSAARIQHGGWLPFYLILLPIAEIHVGIGFYRIGVKYGIITAENRAWYKRKEYALTGGFIIIGLITLVRFMYLPLFTAM, encoded by the coding sequence ATGAACTCTAGCACCATTACTCTGCACGCTCCCGCAAAAAGCAAGGCACAAGGTCGTCTGGATGTTCTTCAGATGCTTTCCGGCGTGCTGCTTATCCTTTTTTTATGGACTCACATGCTCCTTGTTTCCAGTGTTATTATAGGTCCCGGAGTGATGAATGCCATTGCGTGGTTTCTAGAAGTTACCTACATGGCACAGATAGGCGGTCCCATGATCGGGTTGCTTATTTTTACCCACTTCTTACTCGCAGCACGCAAAATGCCTTGGAAATCTTCTGAATCCGAAGCGTTCATCAAACACAGTGTTATGATGAAACACCGCGACACTTGGATGTGGCTTGCACAGGTAGGCACAGCACTTATCATTCTCATCATGGCTGGCGTACACATGTGGGTAGTACTGACTGATCTACCTATCACAGCAATAAAAAGTGCAGCCCGTATTCAACACGGCGGCTGGCTTCCTTTCTATCTTATCCTTCTCCCTATTGCAGAAATACATGTCGGCATCGGCTTTTATCGCATTGGCGTAAAATACGGCATCATTACTGCGGAAAACCGCGCATGGTACAAACGTAAGGAATACGCTTTGACAGGCGGCTTTATTATTATCGGGCTCATCACACTTGTTCGCTTTATGTATCTTCCACTTTTTACAGCCATGTAA
- a CDS encoding fumarate reductase flavoprotein subunit, translating to MQIFHTDLLCIGAGLAGERVAVEAAKAGFNATCLSIVPPRRSHSSAAQGGMQAALGNCVMGEGDSPDIHFADTVKGSDWGCDQEVARIFADTAPIVMREVAHWGVPWNRVEQGPATYYKGGKPFEAVESEEKHGLIHARAFGGTAKWRTCYTADGTGRSVLNTLDSMCLRYDVAIHDRTQAEALIHDGENCIGAIVRCLRTGELMAYYATATLIATGGYGRIYKATTNAVICDGGGQIAALDTGIVPLGNMEAIQFHPTGTVPTDILVTEGCRGDGGTLLDVNEYRFMPDYEPEKAELASRDVVSRRMQEHMAKGHGVPSPYGEHLWLDIRHLGEKHITTKLREVYDICTSFLGVDPITGLIPVRPTQHYSMGGVRTDKNGAVYGLKGLFSAGEAACWDMHGFNRLGGNSLAETVVAGRYVGKKVVEFLKGYAADFKQDALRDAHLKVQGRIKHLEKNSGNESAITLRNEMQDIMMDYVGIFRNGKDLQTAVDKLEELYARSQNIGLQGSTAGFNPEISLALRMPGMIKLAQCTAFGALKRTESRGAHTREDHPERNDKEWLNRTLAYWKEGDSLPTLHYEDASPYFEIPPGERGYGGGKIIHADIPSDKLRVPENTTSESSTFTNDTK from the coding sequence ATGCAAATTTTTCATACTGATTTGTTGTGTATAGGAGCCGGACTTGCAGGAGAGCGCGTGGCTGTTGAAGCAGCAAAAGCCGGATTCAATGCAACGTGCCTTTCCATTGTGCCACCTCGGCGCTCTCATTCTTCCGCAGCACAGGGGGGAATGCAGGCAGCACTGGGGAACTGCGTTATGGGTGAGGGAGATTCTCCGGATATTCACTTTGCAGATACGGTAAAAGGCTCAGACTGGGGATGCGATCAAGAGGTAGCACGAATTTTTGCGGACACCGCGCCAATTGTTATGCGTGAAGTCGCGCACTGGGGTGTTCCTTGGAACCGCGTTGAACAAGGACCCGCAACATACTACAAAGGCGGCAAGCCATTTGAAGCAGTCGAAAGCGAAGAAAAACATGGTCTCATTCATGCCCGTGCATTCGGCGGCACAGCCAAATGGCGCACCTGCTACACAGCAGACGGTACTGGTCGTTCTGTACTGAATACGCTCGACTCCATGTGCCTGCGGTATGACGTAGCTATTCATGACCGAACTCAGGCAGAAGCACTTATCCACGACGGAGAAAACTGCATCGGCGCTATTGTTCGCTGTCTTCGCACAGGTGAACTTATGGCGTATTATGCAACAGCTACACTTATTGCCACAGGCGGATACGGGCGCATCTACAAAGCCACCACAAATGCCGTTATCTGCGACGGCGGCGGACAAATTGCCGCGCTCGATACAGGCATTGTTCCACTGGGCAACATGGAAGCAATCCAATTCCACCCGACTGGAACCGTTCCGACAGATATTTTGGTAACAGAAGGCTGCCGTGGCGATGGTGGAACGTTGCTGGACGTAAATGAATACCGTTTTATGCCTGACTACGAACCGGAAAAAGCAGAACTGGCTTCACGCGATGTTGTTTCGCGCCGGATGCAGGAACACATGGCAAAAGGACACGGAGTACCATCTCCATACGGCGAGCACTTATGGCTTGATATCCGGCATCTTGGCGAAAAACATATCACAACCAAATTGCGTGAAGTATACGATATCTGCACAAGCTTCCTCGGTGTCGATCCCATTACCGGACTGATTCCCGTTCGCCCTACCCAGCACTACTCTATGGGCGGTGTGCGCACAGATAAAAACGGTGCTGTCTACGGGTTAAAAGGGTTATTTTCCGCAGGAGAAGCTGCATGCTGGGATATGCACGGCTTCAATAGACTGGGCGGAAACTCTCTTGCAGAAACGGTTGTCGCAGGACGCTACGTAGGGAAAAAAGTCGTCGAATTTCTGAAAGGATATGCTGCTGATTTTAAGCAGGATGCTCTGCGCGATGCTCATTTGAAAGTACAAGGACGCATCAAACACCTTGAGAAAAATTCTGGAAACGAAAGTGCCATTACTCTGCGTAATGAAATGCAAGATATAATGATGGACTACGTAGGAATCTTTCGTAATGGTAAAGACCTGCAAACCGCAGTGGATAAACTGGAAGAGTTATACGCACGTTCCCAAAACATCGGGCTGCAAGGGTCAACAGCCGGATTCAATCCAGAAATATCGTTGGCATTACGTATGCCCGGCATGATTAAGCTGGCGCAATGTACTGCATTCGGTGCGCTTAAACGCACTGAATCACGCGGTGCACACACCCGTGAAGATCACCCTGAACGTAACGATAAGGAATGGCTCAACCGTACCTTAGCGTACTGGAAAGAAGGCGATTCCCTGCCGACACTCCACTATGAAGATGCTTCACCTTACTTTGAAATTCCTCCTGGCGAACGCGGCTACGGCGGTGGCAAAATAATCCATGCCGATATTCCGTCAGACAAATTGCGCGTTCCAGAGAATACCACGTCAGAAAGTTCCACTTTTACGAACGATACAAAGTAA
- a CDS encoding fumarate reductase iron-sulfur subunit — protein sequence MSRRLHIEVFRYNPLDPNSVPHMQSFYIDEYDSMTLFIALNSIRDQHDPTLQFDFCCRAGICGSCGMVINGRPGLACHTQTKDLPEHIVLHPLPVFKLIGDLSVDTGVWFRDAGTRIEAWVHNDDTTFDPSQEEARMENSLANEIFELDRCIECGCCIAACGTARMRSDFLGAAAIARVARFYLDPRDERNVENYYEVIGNDQGVFGCMGLLACEDVCPKHIPLQDQLGIMRRMLALHSVKGILPKALREKLAHKGCCHESHQS from the coding sequence ATGTCCCGTCGTCTCCATATTGAAGTATTTCGGTACAATCCGCTTGATCCGAATTCTGTTCCGCATATGCAGTCATTTTACATTGACGAATATGATTCCATGACCCTGTTTATCGCGTTGAATAGTATTCGCGATCAACATGATCCCACATTGCAGTTCGATTTCTGCTGTCGGGCTGGAATCTGCGGTTCCTGCGGTATGGTTATCAATGGACGCCCCGGTCTTGCCTGCCATACGCAGACAAAAGACTTGCCGGAGCACATTGTCTTACATCCACTGCCGGTATTTAAACTGATTGGCGACCTTTCAGTAGATACTGGCGTGTGGTTCCGTGATGCAGGAACACGCATTGAAGCGTGGGTGCATAACGATGATACCACGTTTGATCCGTCGCAAGAGGAAGCACGGATGGAAAACTCTCTTGCGAACGAAATTTTCGAATTGGACAGATGTATCGAATGCGGCTGCTGCATTGCTGCATGCGGTACAGCCCGCATGCGTTCCGATTTCCTTGGTGCTGCCGCAATAGCCCGTGTTGCACGCTTCTATCTAGACCCGCGTGACGAACGGAACGTGGAAAACTATTACGAAGTAATCGGCAATGACCAAGGGGTGTTCGGCTGCATGGGGTTACTCGCCTGCGAGGATGTCTGCCCTAAACATATCCCTTTACAGGATCAACTCGGCATCATGCGCCGCATGTTAGCTCTGCATTCTGTAAAAGGAATTTTGCCAAAAGCGTTGCGAGAAAAGCTCGCACATAAAGGATGCTGCCATGAGAGTCATCAAAGCTGA
- a CDS encoding fumarate hydratase has protein sequence MRVIKAETIHNAVVELVLTAARYLPDDVKQAIAEARANENSDSAREILGQLLENAELAASSGLPLCQDTGVGVFFVELGDQVHVEGNLPEIINNAMVEGYEKGLLRKSLCHPLTRANTKDNSPAVVHVDIVSGDKVTVKHMAKGGGSENMSRCTMLTPAQGWEGIKEFVVRRMAEAGPNPCPPTIVGVGIGGTFDLAPALAKKALFRPLSKPNPDPQIAAMEEELLTEINKLGIGPMGLGGKTTSLGVKIEMRPCHIASLPLAVNVQCHSSRIKEVEI, from the coding sequence ATGAGAGTCATCAAAGCTGAAACTATCCATAATGCCGTAGTGGAACTTGTTCTTACTGCTGCGCGATACCTGCCTGACGATGTGAAGCAGGCAATAGCTGAAGCCAGAGCAAACGAAAACTCCGATTCTGCCCGCGAAATACTCGGTCAGTTGCTGGAAAATGCAGAGCTTGCTGCAAGCTCTGGACTTCCTCTGTGTCAGGACACAGGGGTAGGAGTCTTTTTTGTTGAACTTGGAGATCAGGTTCACGTAGAAGGCAACCTGCCGGAAATTATCAATAACGCAATGGTCGAAGGATACGAAAAGGGACTTTTGCGAAAATCCCTCTGTCATCCGCTCACCAGAGCTAACACGAAGGATAATTCACCAGCTGTTGTGCATGTTGATATCGTCTCCGGTGACAAAGTTACTGTTAAGCACATGGCAAAAGGCGGCGGTTCTGAAAACATGTCCCGCTGCACCATGCTTACCCCTGCTCAAGGCTGGGAAGGGATTAAAGAATTTGTTGTGCGCCGTATGGCAGAAGCAGGTCCTAACCCATGCCCACCTACCATCGTCGGCGTGGGCATCGGCGGCACATTTGACCTTGCCCCGGCACTGGCAAAAAAAGCGCTCTTCCGCCCACTCAGCAAGCCGAACCCCGACCCGCAAATTGCAGCAATGGAAGAAGAGTTGCTTACCGAGATCAATAAGCTTGGTATCGGTCCAATGGGGCTTGGCGGCAAAACAACAAGCCTTGGTGTCAAAATTGAGATGCGCCCTTGCCATATCGCAAGTCTACCGCTTGCTGTAAATGTGCAGTGTCACTCTTCACGTATCAAGGAGGTCGAAATCTAA
- a CDS encoding Fe-S-containing hydro-lyase, which produces MAVYHLTSPLCDNDVEKLRAGDVVKLTGTIYTARDAAHKRLCDMLDNGEKLPFELKGAVIYYVGPSPAPEGRPIGSAGPTTSYRMDTYAPRLHSLGVKATIGKGKRSAEVCEALKEHTGVYFGATGGAGALLSQCIDEAEVIAFDDLGPEAIRKLTVSNFPLLVVNDAHGNELYAKPNYEL; this is translated from the coding sequence ATGGCTGTCTATCATCTGACTTCCCCGTTATGTGATAATGATGTTGAAAAATTACGAGCTGGCGACGTAGTAAAGCTGACTGGCACGATATACACTGCACGAGATGCAGCGCATAAGCGATTATGCGACATGCTAGATAACGGTGAAAAGCTTCCTTTTGAATTGAAAGGTGCTGTCATCTATTATGTAGGTCCTAGCCCTGCACCGGAAGGTCGCCCTATCGGTTCAGCCGGTCCAACAACAAGCTACCGGATGGATACCTATGCCCCGCGGCTCCACAGCCTTGGTGTAAAAGCAACCATCGGCAAGGGAAAACGCAGTGCGGAAGTATGCGAAGCCCTGAAAGAGCATACAGGTGTGTACTTTGGCGCTACTGGCGGCGCAGGAGCACTGTTGTCACAGTGTATTGACGAAGCCGAAGTAATTGCATTTGATGATCTGGGACCAGAAGCAATCCGCAAACTTACTGTTAGCAATTTCCCGTTGCTTGTCGTAAATGACGCCCACGGTAACGAATTATACGCAAAGCCTAATTACGAATTATAA
- a CDS encoding sulfide/dihydroorotate dehydrogenase-like FAD/NAD-binding protein, whose product MANKILKKEQLIPGQTSKLVIDAPHIAAKAQPGNFVILRVTEKGERIPLTIADTDTENGTITIVYLVLGKSTALLEQLNEGDEILDLCGPLGKATELHTGGTVICVGGGTGIAAMHHIAKGHHEAGNHVVAIIGARTKDLLLFEDELKEFCPEVLISTDDGSYGHHGLVTDLLKDRLEKDDSVIEVVAVGPVPMMAAVSKTTEPFGTPTTVSLNSIMVDGVGMCGACRVTVGGETKFACVDGPEFDGHKVDFGELRQRLAAFSSHEKESFEHHCRCKCNDNS is encoded by the coding sequence ATGGCTAATAAAATTCTTAAAAAAGAACAGTTAATTCCAGGACAAACCAGCAAGCTGGTTATTGATGCACCGCATATTGCGGCAAAAGCCCAACCGGGTAACTTTGTTATTTTACGAGTAACCGAAAAGGGCGAAAGAATCCCGCTCACTATTGCTGACACTGATACTGAAAACGGTACCATTACCATTGTATATCTGGTGCTCGGCAAATCCACAGCTTTGCTTGAGCAGCTTAACGAAGGTGACGAAATCCTCGACCTTTGCGGTCCCCTCGGAAAAGCAACCGAACTGCACACTGGCGGCACCGTTATTTGTGTTGGTGGCGGTACTGGTATTGCGGCAATGCATCACATCGCCAAGGGTCACCATGAAGCAGGCAACCACGTTGTTGCTATCATCGGTGCCCGTACTAAAGACCTCTTGCTGTTTGAAGACGAACTCAAAGAATTCTGTCCAGAAGTTCTCATATCCACCGATGATGGCTCCTATGGTCATCATGGTCTTGTCACTGACTTATTGAAAGATCGTCTTGAAAAAGATGACTCTGTTATCGAAGTCGTCGCAGTTGGTCCTGTACCAATGATGGCGGCTGTTTCCAAAACAACCGAACCATTCGGCACTCCAACTACAGTAAGCCTTAACTCCATCATGGTTGATGGCGTAGGTATGTGCGGCGCTTGCCGTGTTACCGTTGGTGGAGAAACCAAATTTGCTTGCGTTGATGGTCCTGAATTTGACGGTCACAAAGTAGATTTCGGCGAATTGAGACAGAGACTGGCTGCTTTCTCCAGCCACGAAAAAGAATCTTTCGAACATCACTGCAGGTGCAAGTGCAATGACAACAGCTAA
- the gltA gene encoding NADPH-dependent glutamate synthase, with protein MTTAKKTKKQIAPRVPMPNQPAAERARNFKEVALGYTKEMAMQEAARCLNCKKPKCVQGCPVQVPIADFIAEVAKGNIEEAYSIIKSTNSLPAICGRVCPQEIQCEGACILNAKKQPIAIGRLERFVADEYMHMDACDLISAKPECPFIDDEKKVACIGSGPSSLTVAGYLASRGCKVTIFEALHEVGGVLVYGIPEFRLPKEDIVAKEVGALKDLQVEFVTNYVGGKTFSIEDLKEQGYKAIFIGVGAGLPRFLNIPGENLCGVFSANEYLTRVNLGRAYDFPNYDTPIIKGRKVTVYGGGNVAMDAARTAQRLGAESVHIVYRRTADAMPARLEEVEHAVEEGVILEVLANPIEFKGDGKGNLASVTLQKMKMGEPDESGRCRPLPIEGETYELETDLAVIAVGTRPNPVLLENEPDLKLNKWGYIEADEETNETSIPDVYAGGDIVTGAATVILAMGAGRKAAQEIARRFGIDE; from the coding sequence ATGACAACAGCTAAAAAGACAAAAAAACAAATTGCCCCACGTGTCCCTATGCCTAACCAACCGGCAGCAGAACGCGCACGCAACTTTAAAGAAGTAGCACTAGGCTACACTAAAGAAATGGCAATGCAGGAAGCTGCCCGCTGCCTGAACTGTAAAAAACCAAAATGTGTTCAGGGCTGCCCTGTTCAGGTTCCAATTGCAGATTTTATTGCCGAAGTTGCTAAGGGTAATATCGAAGAAGCATATTCTATCATTAAAAGCACCAACAGCCTTCCTGCTATTTGTGGACGTGTTTGTCCGCAGGAAATTCAGTGTGAAGGCGCATGTATTCTCAATGCAAAGAAACAGCCGATTGCTATCGGTCGCCTCGAACGCTTTGTAGCAGACGAATACATGCACATGGATGCGTGTGATCTTATTAGTGCGAAGCCGGAATGTCCTTTCATTGATGACGAAAAGAAAGTCGCCTGTATCGGCTCCGGTCCTTCCAGCCTCACTGTGGCAGGCTACCTTGCCAGCCGTGGCTGTAAAGTAACCATCTTTGAAGCACTTCATGAAGTAGGTGGCGTACTTGTATACGGTATTCCAGAATTCCGTCTGCCAAAAGAAGATATTGTTGCCAAAGAAGTCGGTGCTCTTAAAGACCTGCAAGTTGAATTTGTCACCAACTATGTCGGTGGCAAAACCTTCTCCATTGAAGATCTGAAAGAGCAAGGCTACAAAGCTATCTTCATTGGCGTAGGCGCAGGATTGCCACGCTTCTTGAATATTCCGGGCGAGAACCTTTGCGGTGTATTTTCCGCGAACGAATATCTTACCCGTGTCAACTTGGGACGTGCATACGACTTCCCTAACTACGACACCCCGATCATTAAAGGTCGCAAGGTAACTGTGTACGGTGGCGGTAACGTGGCAATGGATGCCGCAAGAACTGCCCAGCGCCTCGGTGCTGAATCTGTACATATTGTCTACAGACGAACAGCGGACGCCATGCCTGCTCGCCTTGAAGAAGTCGAACATGCTGTAGAAGAAGGCGTCATTCTTGAAGTGCTCGCGAATCCGATAGAATTCAAAGGCGATGGAAAGGGTAACCTTGCTTCCGTTACATTACAGAAAATGAAAATGGGTGAGCCGGATGAATCAGGTCGTTGTCGTCCACTTCCTATTGAAGGCGAAACATACGAACTGGAAACAGATCTTGCTGTTATCGCTGTCGGTACTCGACCAAACCCTGTTCTGCTTGAAAACGAACCCGATCTAAAGCTGAACAAATGGGGCTACATTGAAGCCGATGAAGAAACCAACGAAACATCCATTCCTGATGTGTATGCAGGCGGTGACATTGTTACCGGTGCAGCAACGGTTATCCTCGCAATGGGTGCCGGCAGAAAAGCCGCACAAGAAATTGCACGGCGGTTTGGCATCGACGAATAA